In Wolbachia endosymbiont (group B) of Germaria angustata, the following are encoded in one genomic region:
- a CDS encoding YraN family protein: MVSRLRYFVGYFGELLVSIYLKLKFYNVIKRRFRCKLGEIDLIVSKKKELIFIEVKTSLFGKEVPISHFQCQSIINSSKYFLSKNLDFLDYSVRYDLCFLSLRRRPIYIKNAWIEEW; encoded by the coding sequence ATGGTAAGTAGGTTACGCTATTTTGTAGGTTACTTTGGAGAATTGTTAGTTTCGATATATTTAAAGCTGAAATTCTATAATGTTATAAAACGTCGCTTCCGTTGTAAGTTGGGTGAAATTGACTTAATTGTATCTAAAAAAAAGGAGCTGATTTTTATAGAAGTTAAAACAAGTTTATTTGGAAAAGAAGTACCGATATCTCATTTTCAGTGTCAGTCTATTATAAATTCTTCTAAATATTTCTTAAGTAAAAATCTTGATTTTTTAGATTATTCAGTCAGATATGATTTATGTTTTCTTTCCTTAAGGAGAAGACCTATTTATATAAAAAATGCTTGGATTGAGGAATGGTAG
- a CDS encoding M48 family metalloprotease, giving the protein MSRLFVLLFFFVYCNSAYSVSIIRDSEVEAVVKDLAQPLFSAAGIDNDKIKVFIVDDRSINAFVINNNSIFIHLGLLQYSTEPYVLLGILAHEIAHISAGHVLQMSSAVGYFQSIAMVSYMVGLVSSIVINPQVASAILLSGVTLSSRLFFNYSQEQESVADSYALRYLDESGYDNLGMKEIFDYFKSIEHENTEEYFRTHPLSDKRIFAVQNYKVKNNIKPILADKLLKFERMVAKLDSFFAPIHVLSNKYEGSSKYVNAVIHYRQGKIEEAITKVNSLIQESRNDPYLYELKAEMLYKAGNLSEAIKMYEESLRYLSEKNNYLVKLALSHTLLLHGEIEKAIFYLEQVASVETNNAFVWKYLSIAYKRSADMAMYYFALTKKACIEGNLEKFMKYAELAIKTLPKDSSCLLQIEDMKEQYTQKHTYFRLSFPTLIQRLSYFIAYIGYNFRYNRFGTKKYTTKHT; this is encoded by the coding sequence ATGTCTAGGCTTTTTGTTTTACTATTTTTCTTCGTATACTGTAATAGCGCTTACTCTGTTAGTATTATTAGAGATAGTGAAGTGGAAGCGGTAGTGAAGGATCTAGCGCAACCTTTATTTTCTGCTGCGGGTATTGATAATGATAAAATAAAAGTTTTTATAGTTGATGATAGATCGATTAATGCTTTTGTAATTAACAATAATAGCATTTTCATTCATTTAGGGCTTTTACAATATTCGACTGAACCTTATGTCTTACTTGGTATATTAGCACATGAAATTGCTCATATATCTGCTGGTCATGTATTACAAATGAGTAGTGCTGTAGGTTATTTTCAATCAATAGCAATGGTTAGTTATATGGTAGGATTAGTTTCTAGTATTGTCATTAACCCTCAGGTTGCGAGTGCAATCTTGCTTAGTGGTGTAACGCTTAGTTCAAGGTTGTTTTTTAACTATTCTCAAGAGCAAGAGAGTGTAGCAGATAGCTATGCTTTAAGATACTTAGATGAATCTGGCTATGATAATTTGGGTATGAAAGAGATTTTTGACTATTTTAAGAGTATTGAGCATGAAAACACTGAAGAGTATTTCCGCACTCACCCACTTAGTGATAAGCGTATATTTGCTGTACAGAATTATAAGGTTAAAAACAATATAAAACCAATCCTTGCAGATAAATTGCTGAAGTTTGAGCGTATGGTTGCAAAGCTAGACTCTTTCTTTGCTCCTATTCATGTGTTATCTAATAAATATGAAGGTAGTTCTAAGTATGTAAATGCTGTAATTCACTATAGGCAAGGAAAGATAGAAGAGGCTATTACTAAAGTTAATTCATTGATTCAAGAGTCACGCAATGATCCTTATTTATATGAATTAAAAGCGGAGATGTTATACAAAGCTGGAAATTTAAGTGAAGCAATAAAAATGTATGAAGAATCACTTAGATATTTATCTGAGAAGAATAACTATTTAGTGAAACTTGCGTTATCTCATACTTTATTATTACACGGTGAAATAGAGAAGGCAATTTTTTACCTAGAGCAGGTTGCAAGCGTAGAAACAAATAACGCCTTTGTCTGGAAGTATTTAAGTATTGCATATAAACGTAGCGCTGATATGGCAATGTATTATTTTGCTTTGACGAAAAAGGCTTGTATTGAAGGTAATTTAGAGAAATTTATGAAGTACGCTGAGTTAGCTATTAAAACTTTACCGAAAGATAGCTCTTGCTTGCTGCAAATTGAGGATATGAAGGAACAATACACACAAAAACACACTTATTTTAGGTTATCTTTCCCCACACTTATTCAACGTCTCTCTTACTTCATTGCTTATATTGGGTATAATTTTCGTTATAATCGTTTTGGCACCAAAAAATACACCACAAAACATACCTAA
- the atpA gene encoding F0F1 ATP synthase subunit alpha, producing the protein MKNSINASEVVNIIKEKVETFDNPIKRENIGEVISVTDGITLVYGLEKAKFGEKVSFASGVEGIVLDLDHDTAGIVVLGNDRDVKEGDVVKCSGDVVQVPVGHELLGRVVNALGDPIDDGGEIRAKNKMYIESKAPGIIDRKSVHEPLQTGIKIIDLLIPIGRGQRELIIGDRQIGKTTIAIDTIINQKKINDEVNENQKIYCVYVAIGQKISTVAKVVNKLKESGALEYTTVVVASASDCAPMQFLAPYTGCTIGEFFRDNGMHCLVVYDDLSKHAVAYRQMSLLLRRPPGREAYPGDIFYVHSRLLERAAKMSDEKGQGSLTALPIIETQAGDVSAYVPTNVISITDGQIFLESELFHKGFRPAVNIGLSVSRVGSAAQLKSVKKVAGSIKLSLAQYRELEDFAKFGSDLDATVQLSLNKGKYLIELLKQKQYSPMQIEEQVLLMYIFSNLYGQLNKVQVSNINRFECDLINYFQTVHPGVLKKLSGDMNDDIKDDILGIVSDFVTQFNCV; encoded by the coding sequence ATGAAGAATAGCATAAATGCCTCTGAAGTAGTAAACATAATAAAAGAGAAGGTTGAGACATTTGATAATCCTATAAAACGAGAAAATATAGGTGAAGTAATTTCAGTAACGGATGGTATCACATTGGTCTATGGGCTGGAAAAAGCAAAGTTTGGTGAAAAGGTATCTTTTGCAAGCGGTGTAGAAGGAATAGTTCTTGATTTAGATCATGATACAGCTGGAATAGTTGTGCTTGGCAATGACCGTGATGTAAAAGAAGGGGACGTTGTAAAATGTAGTGGCGATGTTGTACAGGTGCCTGTAGGTCATGAATTATTAGGGAGAGTTGTAAATGCATTAGGCGATCCTATAGACGATGGCGGAGAAATTAGAGCCAAGAACAAAATGTATATAGAATCTAAAGCGCCAGGTATTATTGACCGTAAATCTGTGCATGAACCTCTGCAGACAGGAATTAAAATTATAGATTTGTTGATTCCTATAGGTAGAGGGCAACGTGAATTAATTATTGGCGATAGACAAATTGGTAAAACCACTATTGCGATTGATACTATTATCAATCAGAAGAAGATTAATGATGAGGTAAACGAAAATCAAAAAATTTACTGTGTTTATGTTGCTATTGGACAAAAAATTTCGACGGTAGCAAAAGTGGTGAATAAGCTAAAAGAAAGTGGAGCATTAGAGTATACAACCGTAGTTGTGGCTAGCGCATCTGACTGCGCGCCTATGCAATTTTTAGCACCTTATACCGGTTGCACTATTGGAGAATTTTTCCGTGATAATGGAATGCATTGCTTGGTGGTATATGATGATTTATCTAAGCATGCTGTGGCATATAGGCAGATGTCCTTATTGCTCAGACGTCCTCCTGGTCGTGAAGCTTATCCTGGAGATATATTCTATGTACACTCTCGCTTGCTTGAAAGAGCTGCTAAAATGTCTGATGAAAAAGGACAGGGATCTTTGACTGCTTTGCCGATTATTGAGACTCAGGCTGGTGATGTATCTGCATATGTTCCAACTAATGTGATTTCAATTACCGATGGACAAATTTTTCTTGAGTCTGAATTGTTTCACAAAGGATTTCGCCCTGCAGTGAATATAGGTTTATCGGTTTCTCGGGTTGGCTCTGCTGCACAATTGAAATCTGTGAAAAAAGTTGCTGGTTCTATAAAGCTAAGTTTGGCCCAATATAGAGAACTGGAAGACTTTGCTAAATTTGGTTCTGATCTTGATGCTACTGTTCAATTGTCCTTAAACAAAGGTAAATACCTTATTGAATTATTAAAGCAAAAACAGTATTCACCTATGCAAATAGAAGAGCAAGTATTGCTTATGTATATCTTTTCTAATCTGTATGGTCAATTAAATAAGGTACAGGTGAGCAACATCAATAGGTTCGAGTGTGATCTTATCAATTATTTTCAAACTGTTCACCCTGGAGTTTTAAAAAAGTTGTCGGGTGACATGAATGATGATATAAAAGATGATATTCTTGGTATTGTGAGTGATTTTGTCACTCAATTTAATTGCGTTTAG
- a CDS encoding DNA-directed RNA polymerase subunit alpha yields MYYSDSVSFCGNLDRLTKPNAIKVISGDSSKKSDIVLEPLESGFALTLGHALRRVMLSSLRGSAVYGIKIEGVNHEFTSIQGVREDITDIALNMGMLRCKLNNTSNKCLNLSAKGPCQVLAGMIETDDQCSIVNKDLVICTLGQDVELNITIYVASGKGYLSVNKYKENEFLKSMNEQDLIGFIPVNALYSPVERVSYRVENSRVGQVTDKDKLILSIETDGTISPSQAVDYAARILQEQLQPFISSDISYKKSQVSLSSGAKDLGYDPVLLRKVDEMELSVRSHNCLKNENITYIGDLVQKTEVEMLRTANFGRKSLNEIKAILNNSGLSLGMNIPNWPPKDIDELAKQHTDED; encoded by the coding sequence ATGTATTATAGTGATAGTGTTTCTTTCTGTGGAAATTTAGATAGATTAACTAAGCCTAATGCGATTAAGGTAATATCAGGTGATTCAAGTAAAAAAAGTGATATAGTTCTAGAACCTTTGGAAAGTGGTTTTGCTTTAACGTTGGGTCATGCATTAAGGCGTGTAATGTTGTCTTCTCTTCGCGGTAGTGCTGTTTATGGAATAAAAATTGAAGGCGTGAATCATGAATTTACTTCGATCCAAGGAGTTAGGGAAGACATAACTGATATAGCATTAAATATGGGCATGTTGAGATGTAAGCTAAATAACACGTCTAATAAGTGCTTAAATTTGAGCGCTAAAGGGCCTTGTCAAGTATTAGCTGGAATGATAGAAACTGATGACCAATGCTCTATTGTTAATAAAGATTTGGTGATATGTACACTAGGTCAAGATGTGGAGCTTAACATTACTATATATGTTGCTAGTGGAAAAGGTTATCTTTCTGTAAATAAATATAAAGAAAATGAATTTTTAAAGTCTATGAATGAACAAGATTTAATTGGTTTTATTCCAGTTAATGCTTTATATAGTCCTGTTGAGAGGGTTTCGTATAGAGTAGAGAATAGTCGTGTTGGTCAAGTTACTGATAAAGATAAGCTGATATTGTCAATTGAAACTGATGGTACAATCTCTCCAAGTCAAGCTGTTGACTATGCTGCAAGAATATTACAGGAGCAACTTCAGCCTTTTATTAGTTCTGATATTAGTTATAAAAAATCGCAGGTTTCTTTGTCTAGTGGTGCTAAAGATTTGGGCTATGATCCTGTTCTATTGCGTAAAGTAGATGAAATGGAATTATCTGTTAGATCTCATAACTGTCTGAAAAATGAAAATATCACTTATATAGGTGATCTTGTGCAAAAGACGGAAGTTGAAATGTTAAGAACTGCTAATTTTGGCCGAAAGTCTTTGAATGAAATCAAGGCAATTTTAAATAATTCAGGTTTGTCTTTGGGTATGAATATACCAAATTGGCCGCCTAAGGATATAGATGAACTGGCTAAACAACATACTGATGAGGATTAG
- the greA gene encoding transcription elongation factor GreA: protein MTSSIVNKFPITREGFESMQVELEKLKEEKPSIIQAISDARDQGDLSENAEYHAARERLSFIEGRIIEVESKLSHAEVIEVKNLSGDTVMFGATVTISMLNDDNSEIEYVYKIVGGYEADASKQLISTDSPLGSALIGKKVGEYVEVIVPNGEKLYKIVKIEFK from the coding sequence ATGACTTCATCCATTGTTAACAAGTTTCCTATTACAAGGGAAGGTTTTGAGAGTATGCAAGTCGAACTTGAGAAATTAAAGGAAGAAAAGCCTTCTATCATACAGGCTATTTCTGATGCTCGTGATCAAGGCGATTTATCCGAAAATGCAGAATATCATGCAGCACGGGAGAGATTAAGTTTTATTGAAGGCCGTATAATTGAGGTAGAAAGTAAACTTTCACATGCAGAAGTGATAGAAGTAAAAAATTTGTCTGGTGATACAGTAATGTTTGGTGCAACTGTTACGATAAGCATGTTAAATGATGATAACAGTGAAATTGAATATGTTTATAAGATTGTAGGTGGATATGAAGCTGATGCTTCAAAGCAGTTGATCTCTACGGATTCACCACTCGGTAGTGCTTTAATTGGCAAAAAAGTTGGTGAGTATGTGGAAGTGATAGTGCCAAATGGAGAGAAATTGTATAAAATAGTTAAGATTGAGTTTAAGTAA
- the ribB gene encoding 3,4-dihydroxy-2-butanone-4-phosphate synthase, producing the protein MVQVTYPSISLPDISSVEDVLRDASYGKLFILVDDENRENEGDLVILAEKVKPEHIAFMVRYGTGIVFLAMTKFYMNKLNLEFMKRSNVDEALIPHTAFTTSIDARYGITTGVSAHDRTHTILTAIDGKSTKDDIITPGHVFPIIASEGGVLARNGHTEASVEIAKLVGSSHAAVGCELVNDDGSMMRLPQLLEFAEQHKIKLTTIDKLISYVQNLN; encoded by the coding sequence ATGGTACAAGTAACTTATCCTTCAATTAGTCTACCCGATATTTCTTCTGTGGAAGATGTATTGAGGGATGCTAGTTATGGTAAATTATTCATTTTAGTTGACGATGAAAACAGAGAGAATGAAGGTGATTTGGTTATTTTAGCTGAAAAGGTGAAACCAGAACATATTGCTTTTATGGTTAGGTATGGCACTGGTATTGTGTTTTTAGCTATGACAAAGTTTTACATGAATAAACTTAACCTTGAATTTATGAAGAGAAGTAATGTAGATGAAGCACTTATTCCTCACACTGCATTTACTACGTCAATCGATGCTCGTTATGGTATTACAACAGGTGTTTCTGCTCATGATAGAACGCATACGATACTTACCGCTATTGATGGAAAAAGTACTAAGGATGATATTATTACCCCTGGTCATGTTTTTCCTATTATTGCAAGTGAGGGCGGGGTTTTAGCACGCAACGGTCATACTGAGGCAAGTGTTGAGATAGCAAAATTGGTTGGATCTAGTCATGCGGCTGTAGGGTGTGAATTAGTGAATGATGATGGCTCTATGATGCGCTTACCCCAGTTGCTTGAATTTGCTGAACAACACAAAATTAAGTTAACTACCATCGATAAACTTATCAGTTACGTTCAAAATTTAAACTAG
- a CDS encoding TrbC/VirB2 family protein, with the protein MSYVIKKLFHALCIVLFLSFSDYANAANDIEDTTAQVICNIIGYIWGIGGPLMTVVIIGAALLAIFGRMPWPALFALGMFCGVFFGAKTIITKIIPNISNEVRETLNKCGER; encoded by the coding sequence ATGAGCTATGTAATAAAAAAACTTTTTCATGCTTTATGTATAGTGCTGTTTCTCTCTTTTTCAGATTACGCAAATGCTGCTAATGATATAGAGGATACAACTGCCCAAGTAATATGCAATATTATTGGTTATATTTGGGGAATAGGTGGGCCACTTATGACTGTAGTCATAATAGGTGCAGCTTTGCTTGCAATATTTGGTAGAATGCCATGGCCAGCTCTCTTTGCCTTAGGTATGTTTTGTGGTGTATTTTTTGGTGCCAAAACGATTATAACGAAAATTATACCCAATATAAGCAATGAAGTAAGAGAGACGTTGAATAAGTGTGGGGAAAGATAA
- the fabG gene encoding 3-oxoacyl-[acyl-carrier-protein] reductase, whose amino-acid sequence MFGLENKKFLITGASGGIGQAIVEIMHKARATLCISSTKKEILEEVAKKYEKNIHVLPCNLSNPEEVNQLINKASELMKGFDGLICNAGITQDSLLLRMTDEAWQKVIDINLTSTFKLNREACKKFIKNNWGRIINISSIVGLTGNAGQVNYAASKAGIIAMSKSIAKEVASRGVTVNCIAPGFIDTKMTEVLNEKQKEKILDNIPMKRTGTGEEIAAGVLFLASDEAKYITGHVLNINGGLFM is encoded by the coding sequence ATGTTTGGATTAGAGAATAAGAAATTTCTGATTACTGGTGCATCAGGCGGAATAGGCCAGGCAATTGTAGAAATTATGCATAAGGCCAGAGCAACTTTATGTATTTCTAGTACAAAAAAAGAAATACTCGAAGAAGTTGCTAAAAAATATGAAAAAAACATTCACGTACTTCCTTGCAACTTATCAAATCCTGAAGAGGTAAATCAACTAATAAATAAAGCAAGTGAGTTGATGAAAGGCTTTGATGGACTCATATGCAATGCAGGAATTACACAAGACAGCTTATTGTTGAGAATGACAGATGAAGCATGGCAAAAGGTGATTGACATTAATTTGACCTCCACATTTAAGCTAAATAGAGAAGCATGCAAGAAATTCATTAAAAATAATTGGGGAAGAATCATAAATATTTCCTCAATAGTAGGATTGACAGGAAATGCCGGGCAAGTAAATTATGCAGCATCAAAAGCTGGAATAATAGCTATGAGCAAATCTATAGCAAAAGAAGTTGCAAGTCGTGGTGTAACAGTAAATTGCATTGCTCCTGGGTTTATAGATACTAAGATGACTGAAGTTTTAAATGAAAAACAAAAAGAAAAAATATTAGATAATATTCCAATGAAAAGAACGGGAACAGGAGAAGAAATAGCAGCAGGGGTATTGTTTTTAGCAAGCGACGAAGCAAAATATATAACGGGGCATGTGCTTAACATCAATGGTGGGCTATTTATGTAG
- the atpH gene encoding ATP synthase F1 subunit delta codes for MKNNNLVSSYARALFHVSGSRLGIIRKEVEFLLAFFKDQSDVFVYLSHPMVSLLHKKEAILSINKNLSENLVKFIMVTLANKRSRLLILILEKFLNLVRESENELEITIKSAEVLKKPDIKIITESLNFLGKIIKVSNVVDPSILGGFVVRYGFNLIDASLKSYLDRLVDLSKMEMLKIRNSI; via the coding sequence ATGAAAAACAATAATTTAGTTTCATCTTATGCTAGAGCACTGTTTCATGTCTCAGGAAGCAGATTAGGTATTATAAGAAAAGAAGTAGAATTTTTGTTAGCTTTTTTTAAAGATCAAAGTGATGTTTTTGTGTATCTATCTCATCCTATGGTTTCTCTTTTGCACAAAAAAGAAGCGATACTTTCTATAAATAAGAACTTGAGTGAAAACTTAGTCAAATTTATTATGGTTACACTTGCAAACAAGCGCTCCCGTTTATTAATCCTTATATTAGAAAAATTCTTAAATCTTGTAAGGGAAAGTGAAAACGAATTGGAAATTACTATAAAATCAGCAGAGGTTTTAAAGAAACCTGATATAAAAATAATTACTGAATCTTTGAACTTTCTTGGTAAAATAATAAAAGTCAGTAATGTGGTTGATCCTTCTATACTAGGTGGCTTCGTAGTTAGGTATGGTTTTAACTTGATTGATGCTTCGCTTAAGAGTTATTTGGATAGATTGGTTGATTTGAGTAAAATGGAAATGTTGAAAATAAGGAATTCTATATGA
- the rplQ gene encoding 50S ribosomal protein L17, whose translation MKHGIKKNKLSRCTEHRLSMLKNLSISLINHEQIVTTLPKAKALRPYVEKFITIAKNNDSLHGRRLLLSRLHNSKLVVDKLLSVLANRYQDRKGGYSRIIKFGTRKGDCAPMAVIELVDRDISAKGEIYSKNKKGSKVVTQS comes from the coding sequence ATGAAACATGGAATAAAGAAAAATAAACTGTCTCGTTGTACCGAGCATAGGTTATCAATGTTAAAGAATCTATCTATCTCGTTAATTAATCATGAGCAGATTGTAACTACTTTACCAAAGGCTAAAGCACTTCGTCCATATGTGGAAAAGTTTATTACAATTGCTAAGAATAACGATTCTTTACATGGTAGAAGGCTTTTGCTTTCACGTCTTCATAATAGTAAGTTAGTAGTTGATAAATTATTAAGCGTTCTAGCTAATCGTTATCAAGACCGTAAAGGTGGATATTCTAGAATAATAAAATTTGGTACTCGAAAGGGTGATTGTGCTCCAATGGCAGTGATAGAGCTAGTTGATAGAGATATTTCAGCAAAAGGTGAGATTTATAGTAAAAATAAAAAAGGAAGCAAAGTAGTTACACAAAGCTAA
- the ppdK gene encoding pyruvate, phosphate dikinase, producing the protein MFISENQKKMQEKLIYYFSQSNCEGNAAMRNLLGGKGANLAEMCNIGIPVPPGFTISTAVCQAYCQDNELSCDLRNEIKNYMAMLESDIGCKFGDSNNLLLVSIRSGSVNSMPGMLDTVLNVGLNDATVVGLAKKSGERFAYDSYCRFIMMYSNVVLQLDHNLFQDIIDSEQQKSGAKSLADLDVDVLKGIVNDFKDVVYEKIGKNFPQNVEEQLLNSVNAVFSSWQNDRAVSYRKINNIPENLGTAVNVQAMVFGNLNDNSATGVIFTRNPSTGEKKLFGEFLVNAQGEDVVSGVYTPMPIDGEQESTMEKLLPSVYRELCAVCEKLERHNKDMQDIEFTVQDGKLWILQTRSGKRTAEAAIRIIVDMVEEGAITKEEGILRIDPKTFDNLLHPVLDVKIDQEVIGKGLPASPGVASGYVVFSASDAEKAAEQGKKVILVRSETSPEDINGMNAASGIVTARGGMTSHAAVVTRGMGKPCICSLNGLYIDKDEKFLSMGDIKVNKGESITINGGTGEVMLGILPTILPELSQEFKTIINWVDKIKTVKVRANADTPKDAKIAKEFGAEGIGLCRTEHMFFASDRIEFIQKLIIADDENERANALNKLEEMQKSDFKEMFSIMEGKEVTIRLLDPPLHEFLPHDQSIIEKIARSLNKSVESVKNKIVQLSEKNPMLGHRGCRLAISHPEIYKMQIRAILSAASELRKEKKIEVKPEIMIPFIMSEKEFVLICELVKKEAKNFDVNYSIGTMIELPRAALIADKLAKHAEFFSFGTNDLTQTTMGLSRDDSVNFLDSYKESNIFKNDPFEVLDVEGVGELIRIAIERGKKTRKEIKLGICGEHGANPQSIEFFIKSGVDYVSCSPYRVPVAKLVAAQLSISLLGSATVRT; encoded by the coding sequence ATGTTTATTAGTGAAAATCAGAAAAAAATGCAAGAAAAGTTAATATATTACTTTAGCCAAAGCAACTGTGAAGGCAATGCAGCAATGAGAAATCTACTAGGAGGGAAGGGAGCAAATCTGGCAGAGATGTGTAACATTGGCATTCCTGTTCCACCTGGTTTTACAATTTCCACTGCTGTTTGTCAGGCCTATTGTCAAGATAATGAATTGTCTTGTGATCTACGTAACGAGATAAAAAACTACATGGCGATGCTCGAAAGTGACATCGGTTGTAAATTCGGGGATTCAAATAATCTTTTATTAGTTTCCATACGCTCTGGTAGTGTGAATTCAATGCCGGGCATGCTCGATACAGTCCTAAATGTTGGCCTAAATGATGCAACCGTTGTTGGTCTTGCAAAAAAAAGTGGCGAACGTTTTGCTTACGATAGCTACTGCCGTTTCATCATGATGTACTCGAATGTTGTACTACAGCTTGACCACAACCTATTTCAAGACATTATTGATAGTGAACAGCAAAAAAGTGGAGCAAAAAGCTTAGCTGATCTTGATGTTGATGTTTTAAAGGGGATTGTTAATGATTTCAAAGATGTAGTATATGAGAAAATAGGAAAAAATTTCCCGCAGAACGTTGAAGAACAGTTACTCAATTCAGTAAATGCAGTGTTTTCTTCTTGGCAAAATGATAGAGCTGTTTCCTATAGAAAAATAAATAATATTCCTGAAAACCTTGGAACTGCAGTTAATGTACAAGCAATGGTTTTTGGTAATCTGAATGATAATTCAGCAACTGGTGTGATATTTACAAGGAATCCTTCAACTGGAGAAAAAAAGCTTTTTGGTGAGTTTTTAGTTAATGCTCAGGGTGAGGATGTGGTTTCTGGTGTTTATACTCCTATGCCAATTGACGGGGAGCAAGAAAGTACCATGGAGAAGTTGCTACCAAGTGTCTACCGAGAATTATGCGCGGTATGTGAAAAACTTGAAAGGCATAATAAGGACATGCAGGATATCGAATTTACTGTACAGGACGGTAAGTTATGGATTTTGCAGACTAGGTCTGGCAAGCGCACAGCCGAAGCTGCTATTCGCATAATAGTTGATATGGTAGAAGAAGGAGCGATTACAAAAGAGGAAGGAATATTGAGAATTGATCCAAAAACTTTTGACAATTTATTGCATCCAGTTCTTGATGTTAAAATCGATCAAGAAGTAATAGGCAAAGGACTGCCAGCTTCTCCAGGTGTTGCTTCTGGATATGTAGTATTCAGTGCAAGTGATGCTGAAAAAGCTGCAGAGCAGGGTAAAAAAGTAATTTTGGTAAGATCAGAGACGAGCCCTGAAGATATTAATGGAATGAATGCTGCAAGTGGAATAGTAACAGCGAGGGGAGGTATGACCTCCCATGCCGCTGTTGTAACTCGTGGGATGGGTAAACCATGCATTTGTAGTCTAAATGGACTTTATATTGATAAAGATGAAAAATTTCTTTCTATGGGGGATATAAAAGTAAATAAAGGTGAATCAATCACCATCAATGGAGGAACAGGAGAGGTTATGCTTGGTATTCTCCCTACAATTTTGCCTGAATTATCTCAAGAGTTCAAAACGATAATTAACTGGGTAGATAAAATCAAAACAGTGAAGGTGAGAGCGAATGCTGATACTCCAAAAGATGCAAAAATTGCGAAAGAATTCGGTGCAGAAGGTATAGGATTATGTCGCACAGAACATATGTTTTTTGCTAGTGATAGAATCGAATTCATTCAAAAATTGATAATAGCTGATGATGAAAATGAAAGGGCAAATGCATTAAATAAACTCGAAGAAATGCAAAAGTCTGATTTCAAAGAAATGTTTTCTATTATGGAGGGCAAGGAAGTCACTATAAGATTACTTGATCCACCTCTACATGAGTTTTTACCTCATGATCAATCCATTATAGAAAAAATCGCCAGATCACTGAATAAGTCAGTTGAATCGGTAAAAAATAAAATAGTACAGTTATCAGAAAAAAATCCAATGCTTGGCCATCGAGGGTGTAGGCTTGCTATTTCTCATCCTGAAATATATAAAATGCAGATTAGGGCAATACTCAGTGCTGCAAGTGAATTAAGGAAAGAAAAGAAGATAGAAGTGAAACCTGAAATCATGATTCCTTTTATCATGAGCGAGAAAGAGTTTGTTCTGATATGCGAGTTAGTAAAGAAAGAAGCTAAAAATTTCGATGTGAATTATTCAATCGGAACGATGATAGAACTGCCAAGAGCAGCACTTATTGCTGACAAACTCGCAAAACACGCAGAATTTTTTAGTTTTGGCACTAATGATTTAACACAAACAACTATGGGACTTTCACGAGATGATTCAGTTAATTTCCTCGATTCTTATAAGGAAAGCAACATATTCAAAAACGATCCCTTTGAGGTGCTAGATGTCGAAGGGGTAGGGGAATTAATCAGAATAGCTATCGAAAGGGGCAAAAAAACCAGAAAAGAAATTAAACTTGGTATATGTGGAGAGCATGGAGCGAATCCACAGTCCATAGAGTTTTTCATCAAATCAGGGGTTGATTATGTGTCATGCTCGCCCTATAGAGTACCGGTTGCAAAATTAGTGGCAGCACAGCTTAGCATAAGTTTGTTGGGCAGCGCAACTGTACGAACATAG